Below is a window of Pseudarthrobacter equi DNA.
CGCAGGCAACGCCAAAGTAGTTGCCGAGGCCCTGCAGCAACGTTCGGCCGGCTTCGACGTCACTGTGGAGGACGCCTCGGCAGAAACGTCGCTGATCGCAGTCCAGGGACCCAAGGCGCAGGACCTCCTGCTCCGGCTGGTCCCCGCGGCCCAGCATGCAGACGTTACCGGGCTGAAGTACTACGCCGCGGTGGAAGTCCCGTTCCTGGTCAACGGAGCCGGACTCACCCTCCTGCTGGCCCGCACTGGCTACACCGGCGAAGACGGCTTTGAGATCTTCGTGCCCAACGATGACGCCGTCGGACTCTGGCAGGCACTCCTCGCGGTGGCCGACGACGGGGAGCTCACCCCGGCGGGCCTCGCATGCCGGGATTCGCTCCGCCTGGAAGCCGGGATGCCCCTGTACGGCAACGAACTCTCCCTGCAGGGCGACCCGTACTCCGCCGGACTCGGTCCCGTCGTCGCGCTGTCCAAGGAAGGCGACTTCGTGGGCAAGGCAGCGCTGGCAGAAAAGAAGGAGGCCGGCGCGGGATCGACCACCGGCCGCCGCCTGGTGGGCCTGAAGGGCCTGGGCCGCCGTGCCGGCCGTGCCCACTACCCGGTCCTCAAGGACGGGGCAGTGGTTGGCGAAGTCACCTCCGGACAGCCTTCACCCACCCTCGGCTACCCGGTGGCGCTGGCCTACGTCGACGTCGAACACGCCGCCCCCGGAACAGCCCTCGACGTCGACCTGCGCGGCAAGGCCGAACCGTTCGAAGTGGTCGAGCTGCCGTTCTACAAGCGCACCAAGTAGGACGTCATGGCTGTTGGTGTTTTTGATCTGTTTTCGATCGGTATTGGGCCTTCGTCGTCTCATACTGTGGGGCCGATGCGGGCTGCTGCGGTGTTTGCGGAGGAGTTGCGGGGTGCCGGGGTGTTGTCCCGGGTGGCTTCGTTGCGGGTGGATCTGTATGGGTCGTTGGCTGCGACGGGGCATGGGCACGGGACGATGACGGCGGTCCTGCTGGGTTTGGAAGGGTTTCACCCCGAACTGATCCTGCCTGCTGAGGTGGAGGAGCGGCTTGCCGCGATCGCTGAGACCGGGACGCTGAACCTGGCCGGGGCTGGCGGCGGGGATGGCGTGAAGCTGCCGTATGGGGTGAAGGACATGGTGTTGCGGCCGTTGACGGTGTTGCCGCGGCATACGAACGGGATGACGTTCACCGTTTCGGACGCGGACGGGGCGGTGCTGCACGCGGCGACGTTCTTCTCCGTTGGCGGCGGGTTCATTGTCCGTGAGGGCGAGGAGGACGCGGCGCAGCAGGAGTTGGATGAGTCCAAGAAGGAGCTGCCGCTGCCGTTCCGGACCGCCGCGGAACTCCTGAAGCACTGCGCGGACACCGGGTTGGGGATCAGTGATGTGATGCTGGTCAACGAAAAGTCCTCCCGGACCGAGGAGGAGATCCGGGCGGGGCTGCTGCACATCTGGTCCGTGATGGAGGCATGCGTCGCGACCTCGCTGAAGCGTGAGGGGGTGCTGCCGGGCGGGTTGAAGGTCCGCCGCCGCGCCCCGGACTGGTTCGACCGGCTGAAGAAGGAATGCGCCCGTCCGGGCGTGGACAGCCAGGACCTGGACTTTACGGACCAGGATTTCCATGACCCGAGGTACTGGCAGGAGTGGGTGAACCTGGTGGCCTTGGCCGTGAACGAGGAGAACGCCTCCGGCGGGCGTGTGGTCACGGCCCCCACGAACGGGGCGGCCGGGATCATTCCCGCGGTCCTGTATTACGCGCTGCATTTCGCCCCGGGCATGGACCAGGCCACGCAGGAGGACCGCGACGGTGTGGTGGCCAGGTTCCTGCTCGCCGCCGGTGCCGTGGGGGTGCTTTACAAGGAACAGGCGTCCATTTCCGGTGCCGAGGTGGGCTGCCAGGGCGAGGTCGGTTCGGCGTCGTCGATGGCGGCGGCGGGACTGGCTGAGGTCATGGGCGGCACCCCGGCGCAGGTGGAGAACGCCGCGGAAATCGCGATGGAACACAACCTGGGCCTGACGTGTGATCCGATCGGCGGGCTGGTGCAGGTCCCGTGCATCGAGCGGAACGCGATCGCCGCGGCGAAGGCCATCAACGCGGCGAAGATGGCGCTCTGGGGCGACGGCACCCACCGGGTCTCCCTCGACGAAGTCATCATCACCATGCGCGAAACCGGCAAGGACATGTCCTCCAAATACAAGGAAACCGCCATGGGCGGCCTCGCCGTCAACGTCGTCGAATGCTGACAACCAGCCCGGTCCGTCATGGCCCGGGCCTGCTACGGCTCGGCGGACGCTAGTTGTTGATGGCGGCCCACACGTTCAGTGTTGAGGCGTACACCAGCCACGCCACGTAGGGCAGCAGCAACAACCCGGCAGTTCGGCTGATGGGGCCGAAATACAGGATGGTGACGACGACGGCGACGATCAGCGCAAGGATGATCACCAGGGCCAGCCACAGCGCCGGCGTTCCCAGCGTGGGGTAGAGCCCGAAAAACATCGGGGTCCAGGCGAGGTTCAGGACCAGTTGGACGGCGTAGGCAATCATGGCCGGACGCGTGCGCCCGGTGCGTTTGCGCCACACCAGCCAGGCGGCCACGGCCATGGCCGTGTACAACAGGGTCCACACGGGGCCGAAGACAAAGTTCGGCGGCGTCCAAGGGGCCTTCTCGGCAGTGGCATACCAGCCGTCGACGTTGCTGGTGGAAGCGAGTCCGCCAAGGCCCGCCACCAGGAAGGATGCCACCAGGAAACCCGCCAGTGCGGCCACCTGGACCGCCGGCCGGTACGGACGGAACTTTCGCTCCGACGGCAAGGTGGACTGTCCCGTGTTTGGCTCCATCTCACCACCCTTGCGAATGGCCGTTCGCGAGTCAAGGCAGGCGCGCGGAGGCGTCCCGGGCCTGCCGGACGGCCGCCTGGCAGACCCCCGGGCGGGTCCCCGGGGCACGGCCCGTGCCGCCCAAGGCTTTAGACTTGAGGCTGCATGTCCGCGCAGGAACGGCAACAGCAGCACCGAGAACAGCACCGAGCATCAACCCCGATTGGACACGGCCCCCTTGCCAGAATTCACCGCACGTTTTGCCACAGCCGAGGAAATTGAAAACTGGGACAAGCACGTCACGGCCAACCCCAACGGCGGCAACATGCTGCAGTCGGCGGCCTACGCCTCCGTGAAGAACGGCAGCGGCTGGAAGGTCCGCTTCCTGGTGCTGGAAGGCGGCGAGACCGCCAGCTACAACCTGGTCCTGGAGAAGGCCGTCCCGCTGCTGGGACGGCTCTGGTACCTCATCAAGGGCCCGGACCTCGCCGAAGCCGGCCACCTCAAAGCGGCGTTGGAGTCCTGTGCCGCCCTGGTGCGGGAGCGGAAGCTCAACGTGTTCACCATCAAGATCGAACCGGACATCGTGGATTCCGATGCTGCCCGCGCCACGCTGGCGGCGGCCGGCCTGGCCAAGGCCCCCAACATCCAGTCCAACGACTCCACGGCGCTGCTGGACATCTCCGGCACTGACGAGGAAGTCCTCAAGGCCATCTCCTCCCGCGCCCGCAACGCCGTCCGGCGAGCCGAACGGGAAGGCTGCGAGGTAGTCCGCCGGGAACCAGGGCCGGAAACCTACCGTGCCCTCTACGACCTCATGGCCGACACCGTAAAGGCCAAGGGATCCATGCCCTTGCGAACTTACGAGTACTACGCGCAGTTCTGGGACGAATTCTGCAACCGCGGCCAGGGCAACTTCTTCTTCACCTACGAAGACGGAAAGCCCAGCGTCGGCGCGTTCGTCATCAACTACGGTGCCAAGGCAACCTACAAGGACGGCGGTTCCACGCAAAACCGTAAACAGTACGGCGACTCCCACCTGGTCCAGTGGTCCGCCATCCGGAGGATGCAGGAACTGGGCTGCACCGAATACGACTTCTGCGGCACGCCTCCCGCATCCCGGATCAAGGACAAGAGCCACAACCTGTACGGCATGGGGATGTTCAAGACCAGCTTCACCAAGACCGTCACGGACTTTGTGGGGTGCCACGACTACGTTCTTTCACCCCTCCGGCACCGGTTGTGGGTCAAGGGCGGTGAGCGGGTGTTCCGCCGCATTGAAACGGCGCGCACCGGCCAGCAGTTCTACTGACCACGACCCGCCGGTCCGCTGCCCGGTAACCCCACGGCACGGAAGACCACGCTCCCGCCCCAGCACCTGCCAGGCAGGCCCGCGACAAGTTCCAGAGAAGGTAATCCCTTGAACCAGGTTTCCACCACCACCGCTCCCGAATACACGGTCCTCAGCGACGACGAGTTTGAGGCCTTCGCCGTCAAGCATCCGCAAAACAGCTTCCTGCAGTCGGCCGATTTCAGCCGCTTCCAGCGCGCCCGCGGACAGCAGGTGGAACTGTTCGGTATCCGCCGCAACGGAGAACTCGTGGCCGCGGGGAAACTGAACTTCACCACCACCCGGCTCGGGTACACCATGTGCGAATGCGCCAAGGGACCCCTGATGGACTACACGGACCCTGCCCTGGTGCGTGACGTCGTCGTACTTCTCCGCAAGCGCGCGGCCGAGCGAAAAGCTGCCGAACTGCGGATCTCACCGAACCTGAAGTACATTGCCCGCGACGAGGACGGGGCCGAGCACCCGGAAACCACGGACAACCGGCCGCTGGTGGCGCGGCTCGGCGGCCTCGGATTCCGGCACCAGGGCCTGGAGATGAACTTCGTGAACGTCAACTGGATGTTCGTCAAGAACCTCCAGGGCATCGCGGACCCGGAAGAGCTGATCATGGGCACCAGCTACCGCACCCGAAAAGCCATCCGCAAGGCCGAAAAGAACGGTGTGTTCCTGGAGCAGGCCACGCTGGAAACACTGGACGACTTTTACGGCGCGCTGAGCCGGGCCGGGGACGAGAAGGGCTTCGTCTACCGGGAACGGGAGTACTACGAGAACCTGCTCCGCACCACCTCGCCAGAGTTCACCAAGCTCATGATGGCCAAGATCGACATCCCGGCCTACCGCAAGTCCATCACCGAACGGCTCGACGCCGAATCGGCCACGGCCGCCGAACTTCGGCGCGAGGTCGAGGAGACGGGCAGCAAGAAGAAGGCCAACCGGCTCAAAGTGGTCCAGGATTTGGTGGACAGCTACGAGCGCAGCCTCAAGGACATCGAACGCTTCCCGGACTCGGTGGGTGTGGCCACCGTGGCCGCCATCCACTTCGTCTGCTACGGCGATGAAGTGGTGTGCGTCATCGGCGGCACCGTGCAGGACTACATCTACTTCAACGGCGCCACCTCGCTGTACTGGGGCATGATGCTGCACGCCCTTGAGAAGGGATACCCGAGGTACAACTTCTACGGAACCTTCGGCATCTCCGGGCAGGACCAGGAAGGCCACGGCGGCTACGAATTCAAGAAGGGCTTCGGCGGTGAAGTGGTCCAACTCGTGGGCGACTTTGTGATGCCCGTCCGTCCCGCCGCCTTCCACGCCAACAGGCTGGCCAGGTCCGCCGCCGGCGCTGCCCGCACCCTGCTGGGCAAGCTTCCGATTAAGCGCGCCTGACCCACATATCCGCACCAGCGCACCACACCAGCGCACCAGGGAGGAGGAGATCATGGCCGACCGGCGCGATCATCCCAAAGCTCAACCAACCGGCGCCAAGGACCGTCCGCCCACGGGGCCGGCCCGGGCGCTGCCCCGCACCGAAGCCCTGCCCAAAACCGAACCGCTGACGGCCGCCCAGGTCCGCCAGAACGCTGCGGCGAAGAAGATGCTGCGCCGGCTCGTCCAGGGCGAGAACCCTCCCACCGCGCCGATGAGCATCGTGGACAGGCTGACCGGCAGCCCGTACGCCAACCCCACCATCCAGGTCAGCGGCGTGGATGCGTCCGCCCGCAAGACCCTGGACTTTGTCCTCCACCTCGCTGAAACCATGTTCCGCTACGGCGCCGGCGCCCTCGAAGTGGAGACCAGCATTATCGCCGTCACGGCCGCGCTGGGTCTGAAGTACGTCGAGGTGGACATCACCAACCAGTCCGTCGGCATCAACTACGCCCCCAAGGACCAGCCGCCCATCGCACTGCTGCGCGTGGTCCGGTCCTGGACCAACAACTACGCCGGCCTGGCCAGGGTGCACCAGCTGGTCACCGACATCGTGGCCGGGGGAGTGGGCCGCGACGAGGCCATCAGGCGGCTCAACGAAATCATTACCAGCCCCAAGCCGTTCCCGCGGTGGATGGTTACCTCGGCCTTCGGTGTCTTCGCGGCCGTGTTCGTCGGCGTGCTTGGCGGCGGCCCGGTATCGTCCGCCATCGCCTTCGCAGCCAACATCGGCATCAGCCTCCTGGCCCGCCAGCTGGGACGCTGGCGCGTCCCTGACTTCTTCATCACGGCGAGCTGTTCCTTCGTGGTCACCCAGCTGGCGCTGCTGCTCTGGCAGTTCGGCCTCACCAAGTCACCGGCCATCGTGGTGGTGGGCGGCATCCTCCTGCTGCTGCCCACAGGCCGCCTGGTGTCCTCGGTGCAGGATGCCATTAACGGCTTCCCCGTCACGGCGGCCGGACGGTTCCTTTCAACGCTCCTGACGTTCGGCGCCATCGTGGCGGGCATCGCCGTCGCCTTCGTGGTGGGCGAGCTGACCGGGGCGCAGCGGATCGACGTCACCGAAACGTTCCCGCCCGCCTACGACCTGTGGGTCCTCATCATCTTCGTGGCGGTGGCCGTCATGGCCATCGGCATCACCGAGCAGACCAGCTGGCAGCTGCTGCTGCCCACCGCGGCCGTGGGAGTCATCGGCTACCTGGTGCTGCTGGGCGGCGGCCTGCTGGGCATCGGTGACCGGTTCGCGCCCGCCCTGGCGGCCGTGGTGATCGGCCTGCTGGCCCGGGTGCTGGCGCTGCGCATGGGGGCCCCGCAGCTGGTGGTGGCAGTCCCCGCAGCGCTGATCCTGCTGCCGGGCCTGACGATCTTCCGGTCCATGTACGTGCTCACCATAGAGGACTCGGAAATCCTGCTCGGTGCCGGCGGGATGCTCAGCGCCGGGGCCATCGTCCTGGGCACTGCGGGCGGCATCGTCCTTGGCGACACCCTGGCCCGCCCGTTCACCCGCAGCCTGGCCAGCAACGAACGCCGGCGCGCCCGGCGCCGTTAGGCTCCGGACAGACCAGAAAAGCGCGCCCCGGGCTCCTGCCCGGGGCGCGCTTTTGTTTCCCGGTTCGCGCCGGATGTGCCGCTAGATCTTTCCCACAGGGAGCTTCTTTTCCGCCTGGAAGACATCCTCGACCCGGCCCTGGGCCCAGTAGCCGGACAGCGAGACCTGGCTGCGCTCAAGTCCGCGCTGGGCGAAGAAGACATCCCGCAGCGCCTTCATGTAGCCGCGCTCTCCATGGGCAAAGACGTCCACGGTCCCGGAAGGCCATTCCGCGCCGGCCACGGCGTCCACGAGCAAGCGGCTGGCGCCGGCCGGTTCCCCGTTGCGGGCCAGCCACTGGACCCGTACTCCGGCCGGGGCGGAAACGGGCTGGATGTCCGCCTCGGTATCCACTTCAAGGAACGCCAGCCCCGTGGCGTCCGCAGGCAGGGCTTCCAGGCTCGCTGCGATGGCCGGCAATGCGGCTTCGTCACCGGCGAACAGGTACCAGTCGGCGTCCGGGTTGGGGTTGTATGCGCCACCGGGGCCGGTGAACGTCAGGGTGTCGCCGGGTTCCGCAGCAGCCGCCCACGGCCCGGCCAGCCCCTCATCCCCGTGGACTACGAAGTCGATGGAAAGCTCGCGCGCCCCAGGATCAACCCGGCGGATGGTGTAGGTGCGGGTGGTGGGCCACTGCTCCCGCGGCATGGTTTCGCGGATGGTGGCCAGGTCAAAGGAGGCGGGATACTCCACACCGGGCTGCGGGAAGATGATCTTGATGTACCGGTCAGCAAAGCTGTTGTTCACGAAATCGGCGAAGCCGTCACCACCGGCCACAATCCGCACCATATGGGGGGACAGTGACTCCCTCCTGAGCACCGTGAGGGTGACCTGGGGGCGGCTCTTTTTCGGGGTGCCGGCAGCGGCGGGAACAGTGCTCATAAGGCAAGCCTAAGCTAGGGCAAAGGCGGGAGTTCCCAGGTTACGGCCTCGGCCCCCTGCTCCTGCAGCAGCCGGTTCACCCCGCTGAAGGGCCGGGAACCGAAGAAGCCCCTGGACGCCGACAGGGGGCTGGGATGCGCGCTGGACACCGCCGGCCGGCCTCCCAGCAGCGGGCGCATCGATTCGGCGTCCTTGCCCCACAGCACCGCAACCAGCGGCAGGGGCGACCCGTCTGCAGACGTGCGGGCCGCGAGGGCGGTGACGGCCGCCGTCGTAATCCTCTCCCAGCCCTTGCCCCGGTGCGATCCGGCCGCCCCGGCGCGGACACTCATGACCCGGTTCAGGAGCAGCACGCCCTGGCCGGCCCAGGCGGAGAGGTCGCCATGGATCCGCGGCGGCAGGCCAAGATCGGCTTCCAGTTCCCGGTAGATGTTGGCAAGGCTGCGGGGGATGGGCCGCACCTGCCCGTCCACGGCGAAGGAGAGGCCGACGGCGTGTCCCGGCGTGGGGTAGGGGTCCTGCCCGACGATCAGTACTTTGACGTCCGCCAAGGGTTGGCGGAAGGCACGCAGGACGTTCGACGGCGCCGGGAGGACGTGGTGCCCGGCGGCTTCCTCCGTTCCCAGGAACGCGAGCACCTGCCGGAGTTCGGCTTCCACGCCGGCAAGGGCGGCCGCCCAGTCCGGGGCAACAAGCTGCTCCAGCGGCTGCCGCGCAAGGTCAGCGAAGCCGCCGCCGGGAAGGGGCTCAGGTTCCAGTTCGAACAACGCATCTGATTCAGCCACCGTCCCATTCTTGCAGGGCGCCTTACGTGCGGAACGGGGCCGGTGGCCGGAGCGGGATGCCAAATGACAAGGCTGTTATTCGTCCGTAGCATGGGGGTGAGACATTTTCCGTAACCAGCGAAGGAGTGCGCCGTGGCTGAACCGGCCCGGGAACATCTGACCGGTTACCCGCCGGAGGGCGGCGGGGGAGACGGCGAGGCCAACTCACTGTTGGCGGACTTCACCCTCAAGGATTCTCCGCTGACCGAGCGTGAGCAGCAGATCCTTGCCCTGGAGCGGCAGTGGTGGAAGTACGCCGGAGCCAAGGAACAGGCCGTCAGGGAACTTTTTGACCTCTCCGCAACGCACTACTACCAGGTGTTGAATGCCCTGATCGACAGGGAAGATGCGCTGGCCCACGATCCCATGCTGGTTAAGCGATTGCGTAGACTACGTACGTCGCGCCACCGTGCACGCACCGCGCGGCGCCTGGGATCCGACGCCTAGGACGCCCCGCCTTTTCAGCAGCCACCAGCAAGGATCCATCCCACCATGACCAAATACGCCCGCGATGAATTCGACAAGGTCCCGGAGACGGCGTCGCGACAAGGTGTCCACCGGACGGCCACCGCACCGTCCCGCGTGCGGCTGTGGCCCATCCTTGCCGTTGGCATTGCTGCCCTGGCCATCGGCCTGGTGTCCTTCCTGATCCTTCCCAAGCTGGGCCTTGGCGGTACCGAAAGCCAGGCCTCGGCTGTCGTGTCCGAGGCGCCGCTGGCTGACACAGGCGCCACGCCTTCCGCCGCTGCGGACAAGGCGTCCGAACCGTCGGCAACGGCCCAGCCCTCCACGGATCCCAGCGCCGAAAGCACCACTGAGCCGGAACCCGGGCCCAGCGCCACAGAGTCTGCCGGGCCGGAACTGGACAAGACCCAGCCGGTAGCCGTTTACAACGCTGCCGGAACATCCGGACTCGCCAGCCGGGTGGGCGGAACGGTGAAGGCGGCAGGCTGGACGCTGGGGCAGGTGGGCAACTGGGCCGGCGCCCCGCAGCAGGGCTCCACGGTGTACTACTCCGGAGCGGACCAGGCAGCCAATGCGCGCGAGCTGGCCAACCTGCTGGGCGTGCCCACCGTAGTGGCAAGCACCGATTTCCAGGTGCCGTTGGTGGTCGTCCTGGGTCCGGGCTACCGCTAATCCTGGACAAAGTGCCGGCGGTCACGCCTGAATAACGTTTACCGCCGCTCCTGCCGGCCCGCCTGCAGGACTGGGCAGCCTTTGGCTAGAGTGAAATCCAGGCCTCTGCCCGGTCCCTGCAATGCACGTCAACGCCGCGGCACCGCAGCAGGGGTCCTCCGGTCTCAACGGAAAGAGTGGGTCATCATGGCACTGGGAACCGTCAAATGGTTCAACGCCGAAAAGGGCTACGGCTTCATCACCGTGGACGGCTCCGGGGACGATATCTTCGTGCACTGGTCGGCCATCCAGGGCGAAGGCTACCGGG
It encodes the following:
- a CDS encoding peptidoglycan bridge formation glycyltransferase FemA/FemB family protein; this encodes MNQVSTTTAPEYTVLSDDEFEAFAVKHPQNSFLQSADFSRFQRARGQQVELFGIRRNGELVAAGKLNFTTTRLGYTMCECAKGPLMDYTDPALVRDVVVLLRKRAAERKAAELRISPNLKYIARDEDGAEHPETTDNRPLVARLGGLGFRHQGLEMNFVNVNWMFVKNLQGIADPEELIMGTSYRTRKAIRKAEKNGVFLEQATLETLDDFYGALSRAGDEKGFVYREREYYENLLRTTSPEFTKLMMAKIDIPAYRKSITERLDAESATAAELRREVEETGSKKKANRLKVVQDLVDSYERSLKDIERFPDSVGVATVAAIHFVCYGDEVVCVIGGTVQDYIYFNGATSLYWGMMLHALEKGYPRYNFYGTFGISGQDQEGHGGYEFKKGFGGEVVQLVGDFVMPVRPAAFHANRLARSAAGAARTLLGKLPIKRA
- a CDS encoding lipid II:glycine glycyltransferase FemX, which produces MPEFTARFATAEEIENWDKHVTANPNGGNMLQSAAYASVKNGSGWKVRFLVLEGGETASYNLVLEKAVPLLGRLWYLIKGPDLAEAGHLKAALESCAALVRERKLNVFTIKIEPDIVDSDAARATLAAAGLAKAPNIQSNDSTALLDISGTDEEVLKAISSRARNAVRRAEREGCEVVRREPGPETYRALYDLMADTVKAKGSMPLRTYEYYAQFWDEFCNRGQGNFFFTYEDGKPSVGAFVINYGAKATYKDGGSTQNRKQYGDSHLVQWSAIRRMQELGCTEYDFCGTPPASRIKDKSHNLYGMGMFKTSFTKTVTDFVGCHDYVLSPLRHRLWVKGGERVFRRIETARTGQQFY
- a CDS encoding siderophore-interacting protein, whose protein sequence is MSTVPAAAGTPKKSRPQVTLTVLRRESLSPHMVRIVAGGDGFADFVNNSFADRYIKIIFPQPGVEYPASFDLATIRETMPREQWPTTRTYTIRRVDPGARELSIDFVVHGDEGLAGPWAAAAEPGDTLTFTGPGGAYNPNPDADWYLFAGDEAALPAIAASLEALPADATGLAFLEVDTEADIQPVSAPAGVRVQWLARNGEPAGASRLLVDAVAGAEWPSGTVDVFAHGERGYMKALRDVFFAQRGLERSQVSLSGYWAQGRVEDVFQAEKKLPVGKI
- a CDS encoding L-serine ammonia-lyase is translated as MAVGVFDLFSIGIGPSSSHTVGPMRAAAVFAEELRGAGVLSRVASLRVDLYGSLAATGHGHGTMTAVLLGLEGFHPELILPAEVEERLAAIAETGTLNLAGAGGGDGVKLPYGVKDMVLRPLTVLPRHTNGMTFTVSDADGAVLHAATFFSVGGGFIVREGEEDAAQQELDESKKELPLPFRTAAELLKHCADTGLGISDVMLVNEKSSRTEEEIRAGLLHIWSVMEACVATSLKREGVLPGGLKVRRRAPDWFDRLKKECARPGVDSQDLDFTDQDFHDPRYWQEWVNLVALAVNEENASGGRVVTAPTNGAAGIIPAVLYYALHFAPGMDQATQEDRDGVVARFLLAAGAVGVLYKEQASISGAEVGCQGEVGSASSMAAAGLAEVMGGTPAQVENAAEIAMEHNLGLTCDPIGGLVQVPCIERNAIAAAKAINAAKMALWGDGTHRVSLDEVIITMRETGKDMSSKYKETAMGGLAVNVVEC
- a CDS encoding TspO/MBR family protein; its protein translation is MEPNTGQSTLPSERKFRPYRPAVQVAALAGFLVASFLVAGLGGLASTSNVDGWYATAEKAPWTPPNFVFGPVWTLLYTAMAVAAWLVWRKRTGRTRPAMIAYAVQLVLNLAWTPMFFGLYPTLGTPALWLALVIILALIVAVVVTILYFGPISRTAGLLLLPYVAWLVYASTLNVWAAINN
- a CDS encoding cold-shock protein, with translation MALGTVKWFNAEKGYGFITVDGSGDDIFVHWSAIQGEGYRALDEGQRVELEVGEGEKGPQAESVRPAE
- a CDS encoding LytR C-terminal domain-containing protein, which encodes MTKYARDEFDKVPETASRQGVHRTATAPSRVRLWPILAVGIAALAIGLVSFLILPKLGLGGTESQASAVVSEAPLADTGATPSAAADKASEPSATAQPSTDPSAESTTEPEPGPSATESAGPELDKTQPVAVYNAAGTSGLASRVGGTVKAAGWTLGQVGNWAGAPQQGSTVYYSGADQAANARELANLLGVPTVVASTDFQVPLVVVLGPGYR
- a CDS encoding DUF3263 domain-containing protein; protein product: MAEPAREHLTGYPPEGGGGDGEANSLLADFTLKDSPLTEREQQILALERQWWKYAGAKEQAVRELFDLSATHYYQVLNALIDREDALAHDPMLVKRLRRLRTSRHRARTARRLGSDA
- the gcvT gene encoding glycine cleavage system aminomethyltransferase GcvT, whose protein sequence is MTENHTALYGEHQKLGASFTDFGGWQMPLKYSSELAEHHAVRNGAGLFDLSHMGEVWVTGPDAAAFLDYALAGKISAMPVGKAKYSLICTPDGGIIDDLITYRRPSPAAGGDRFLVVPNAGNAKVVAEALQQRSAGFDVTVEDASAETSLIAVQGPKAQDLLLRLVPAAQHADVTGLKYYAAVEVPFLVNGAGLTLLLARTGYTGEDGFEIFVPNDDAVGLWQALLAVADDGELTPAGLACRDSLRLEAGMPLYGNELSLQGDPYSAGLGPVVALSKEGDFVGKAALAEKKEAGAGSTTGRRLVGLKGLGRRAGRAHYPVLKDGAVVGEVTSGQPSPTLGYPVALAYVDVEHAAPGTALDVDLRGKAEPFEVVELPFYKRTK
- a CDS encoding threonine/serine exporter family protein, encoding MADRRDHPKAQPTGAKDRPPTGPARALPRTEALPKTEPLTAAQVRQNAAAKKMLRRLVQGENPPTAPMSIVDRLTGSPYANPTIQVSGVDASARKTLDFVLHLAETMFRYGAGALEVETSIIAVTAALGLKYVEVDITNQSVGINYAPKDQPPIALLRVVRSWTNNYAGLARVHQLVTDIVAGGVGRDEAIRRLNEIITSPKPFPRWMVTSAFGVFAAVFVGVLGGGPVSSAIAFAANIGISLLARQLGRWRVPDFFITASCSFVVTQLALLLWQFGLTKSPAIVVVGGILLLLPTGRLVSSVQDAINGFPVTAAGRFLSTLLTFGAIVAGIAVAFVVGELTGAQRIDVTETFPPAYDLWVLIIFVAVAVMAIGITEQTSWQLLLPTAAVGVIGYLVLLGGGLLGIGDRFAPALAAVVIGLLARVLALRMGAPQLVVAVPAALILLPGLTIFRSMYVLTIEDSEILLGAGGMLSAGAIVLGTAGGIVLGDTLARPFTRSLASNERRRARRR
- a CDS encoding uracil-DNA glycosylase; the protein is MAESDALFELEPEPLPGGGFADLARQPLEQLVAPDWAAALAGVEAELRQVLAFLGTEEAAGHHVLPAPSNVLRAFRQPLADVKVLIVGQDPYPTPGHAVGLSFAVDGQVRPIPRSLANIYRELEADLGLPPRIHGDLSAWAGQGVLLLNRVMSVRAGAAGSHRGKGWERITTAAVTALAARTSADGSPLPLVAVLWGKDAESMRPLLGGRPAVSSAHPSPLSASRGFFGSRPFSGVNRLLQEQGAEAVTWELPPLP